A region of the Phoenix dactylifera cultivar Barhee BC4 chromosome 10, palm_55x_up_171113_PBpolish2nd_filt_p, whole genome shotgun sequence genome:
GGGCTTAAAAAGATGCCAGGGTAGGAGGCAGGAGGTCATCCATTGACTAGACGATTGGtttattcaaaaagaaaaatagtaaattGACTTCTATTGAGACCTCTTCTTGGATGAAGAATCAAGCTTGTTAAAACCATACTTACAGATCGAACTACTGGAGTACCCTATCAACGGCTTCACTCTAAAGCAAAAGCAGAGGCACTACTAGAAGCAAACCTTCCATACCAAGATCGTGATTCAGATCCGAATACGAAGCTAGAAAGCACTAGAGCAAGCACCAAAAGCATGCATCAGATTAGGCATGGCACTACAAAATTGCAATAGTTCTCAATCATCAGGGCGAAGTGTCTCCCAGGCACCTTTTCAATTTGTCCATGTCACATTCACACGTTTTAGACCTCTTAAATTTTGGCCACTAACCTCCAATGAAGAGGAGATGACACAAGATATTAGGCAAAGTCCCAATCGgtagaagagaaaaaattgTGCAAAATATTGTAACTAATTTGTATCATAATCATTCAAACAAATTTATCTCTTGTCAAATTAGTAGTCAACTGCTAAGAGGGCCAAAAGAGCACATGAGGAAAGAATAGAAGCAAACCAAGTGTAGCATGTAGAAGCAAATGCAATATAGGCCTTTGTTATGGTAGAAGGAATTTAAAGCCAAGATGTATCTTGCTATCTAGACTCTAGCTCCTTTTTCGAATCGTATAAATCCAATACAGGTGACATAGTGAGTAGCTACTGTACATTGAGGATGAACACATTCTTAAACATAGATATTGGACCAAGCATCCTTAAGAACTTGTGGCCATTCATTGCAAGATATGTATTGCAGATGTGTATGTCCAAGACTAATgttgaggaaaaagaaagaaacacagCAAGAAACTTCTTTGCCTTTAGACTTCAACAAAGAAAGGAGGCAGCCCATTTCATGCCTGCGATCATATTCGACCTAAAGTTTGGATTACTTGATTtccaaaaatcaattttttgtatttataaaatttaaaaatataaatttaaaggATAAAACTTTTAGATGCATGAAAATTTTACTTAATTATGATTTTATAAGAatatatcatatttttatttttatttttaggaaGAATTCATATTTAGGTGTTGTGCAATGATTTTAGTCCTGTGTCTAAATATGAGAGGTGCAGTATCAAATATTAAAAGTATGTGTATCTACAGTTCAATAAATATATgtcaattattttaaatttatatattgCCCATCTTGTACTTATACCTAGGGCGAAAATCATCCCAGAACCTTTAAACAtgtattcttaaaaaaaaaaaaatctgatcttTTCTCGTGAAgttgatattttttaaaaaaagtttccGCAGAATTTATAAAAGCTTATTCACTCGATTACTTATTGAAATAAGCATTGAGCCGGGATATGTAATAGcctaagaaagagaaagaaacaaaaaaaatcagactCAAAGATTGAATTTTCAATTCTATGATTTCAAGGAACTTTTACGTGCTCTACTGTTACTCCAAAATTGATACAAAACAATTATTAGAAGGAATTGAAATGAAAGCAAACAAGGAATTGAAATGTTGACATCTGATGCACAAATATCTTGACATGCAACCAGCCAGGAGCTGGATGTGAACAAAATGGCTATGCACAAATTCAGAGAAGTAGTTCACTTATTAGAGAAGAGCGCACCTACTGATCTCActtttttgaaaaagataagAACTGTGATACTTATCCTGTTGCATCTCCACAGGGTTATTAGAACATTCAAGGCAAAATACCATTATTAGAATATTGGAGGCAAAATACCAAAGGCACCTGAAGAAAGTAGATTTGAGCTACTGAAAATTTAATGATCCAGGATATTTTATCAAGTTGATATTTGACAACTGAAGAGTCTATTCAATGATCCAAGGAGAACCTTTATGGCTATCCAGATAGGGTTGTCAAGCAAATGGATcgcccaagaaaagtttgaatcAAGCTTGGTTTGAAGCTAAACAAACCAAGCTAGAACAAGCAAAATAGGCTCGAAGTTAATTTCAAGCTAGGTCTATAATTGTCTCAGCTCAATCAAGTTCCGCTTAATAACACCCGACTTATCGAAATTATACAATATGggttttatatataaatagatcATTGGAATAAAATTTTAGTTGCTAtagatttttcttctttggatTAATTAACTATTAACTTAGACTAGAATCAAACGTTTTTGAAGCAAGCTTGAAACCATTAATCAAGATTTTATTGAAGCGTGAGCCAAGCTTGATTTAATCTCAAGATGAGTTCAAGTTTATTTAGAATCATCAAGCTGATCATGTAAACTTGTGTTCAGCTCCATTTGAACTTAAGCTCAAATTGAGCTTGAAATAACATTAAATAGGTCAAGCTTGAACTCGAAATCAATTTCAAACCAAGCTTAGACACAAGCTTGATCAAACTCGGCTTGGTTGCACTCGTGTCCACGACCATCAATGGAGAGAACCAAGagtacaataaaaaaaattgtgttcatCACTGGCATTTGTTCATTCAGATGACAGCATGGATATGGATCACAAACATGTTCACAAATGCCAGATTGTTCGCGAATGCAGATACCAAGCCATTAAGAGATGATAAGTGCTCAAAGATATGGTGTAGTAGAAATAAGGAAAATATTCTTTAACCTGAGTTCTTGTTGGTTCCATCTGTTCCGGAAGCTGCAGCAATGCATCTGATAGCCACAAATGACAGATGCTTTCTGACCTGAAAGTGGATGGTGAAACTTTGGTTTGAATGTTTGATAGACTCAAGGGAGCCAAGGCATATGAAACAGTCAGTTTAAACCTAGATATTAAGCAGATCCTTTAAAGAGTTGTTATCAACCACTTGGGAACAAGGTGATTTTGATGGAATTTAAAATCCACATAGATCTTTGGAAGATCATATGACAAACAAATGACAAggatcatatattaaaaaaactcACAGAAAATGTTACATGGTACCAACTGACGTTTTTTTTGTATTAAAAATATGAAGAGAGGCTGAGAAAACAATATAGCCCAAAAGCCTTTTGATTTGCCTAGGGCAGAGAATAACAATGCACAGATGGCTATGATACAAAAATTAATAtgtttcaatatatatatatatatatatatatattagaggaTGACTGCACTCTCACTTTTGATTGCTCCACTTCTTTCATCTGAACAAAGAGGGAAAAAAGGAGTTAAGCCAATAGGTGACTTGGTAGAGATGCATGTCACAAACTAAGCCCTGGAAAATAGTTGAATGTCCCATTGGTCGATTAGACATCCATCGAGTGTTTCCTTTATATGTGATAATCATAGAGATTCTTGCATGCAGCATAACAACATCCACCCAGATGATGATGTCTCTATCCCTTTGCTTTTTGCTTTATCTACCAACAGACCAATAAAATTTCTCAATGTTCTCTGCTATTGCTATTCATAGAGTCAGTGGCTGCCAACATCCAGCTAAATAGAGATCTGAACACAACATAAGCTCTCCAAAAATGCAGAGAATCTGATCTACATTGGTTGGAGTTAATTCCTGCGGAGCGCCTCCCATGCATAAATGAATATAATGTTTTAACTAAAACAGCACAGTTATAAAAATACATAGAGCTCCATTATATACACATCTAAAAGGAGTTAAGTATTTACATTGGAGGATGAAAAGTCAAATTAACAGGTTCATGCTGACAGAAATTTGCAAAAGGAAAATAACTCCATGTGGCATGGGTCGATCAAAATataaagcttttctttttcctcctttttctcaTCCGAATCCACAAAAGAAATGGTGCATGACTTCAGTAAGCTTGTCAAGTGATTCCATAGGAGGGTGTAGGCTGATAACCCTGGGTTGATGATGAAGTAGATGTCGTGTTTGGCATAGTGAATAACCACCAAATTCAAACTTTCAAAAGGAAAATAAGGTAGAATACGTGTGCATATTATGATAAGGACCCTATTCAATAGATGATTCAGCTCTTCGCCTGCGCATTTGAGCTCCCCAAGATAGGTTATCCTCTGCATCCTTGTTCATGCTCCTCCGCCCTAACTCTGCAATCTGATCCTGCCAACGGTTCCTCCAACCAGATCTCTCATCCAACTCCTACTCAGAAAGTGACAACAACAGCAGCAAAAACTCAGCATATAGAAAACTAAAGTAAAATGCCTTTGGTAAAGAACACTGAGAAAAgaatgatggagatcacaaataCTAACAAGAAAACCAAGTACATCGGAATAAACAAATGGTGATGCAGATTCTGATCACCATAGAGGTAAAGGATCACAAACTGGTTAACTTTCttaaacataaaataaataggagTTGGTAAAGTAGACAAATAGCAACATAAATATAACAATAAGACAAATATGAAAGGCAGGATTCAAGCATCTGAAGCTCTAAATGCCCAGGTGAATAAAGTTGAAGGAGAGGTAGCATTAGCACATTAGCTGGAGACTACAGAGTTCTAATAGTAGAGTGAATGGTGCAGACACATAATATCAACTACAGTAAGGGGCACACAATCACATGAAAGAACAGGAAGGGGAGGAAAAGAATTAAACAAAGTTACGGATGTCTAAATATCTGAGGAGGTATCCAATAATTAAGCTATGACCCAGTAAAATACAATGCAAAAATGGAAAATCAGATTATAAGAATAAAAAACTTCAAACTTAACTAATGCTTAAATAATTAGTTAAGAGAGAACAGCTCTTGCAACACAGATTACCATAATAAGATATTCAGACACAGAGAGCAAATGAAGAAAATCAACATATCTTCTATCACTCAACAGATCAATGAAGGATCACAAGCAATAATAAGAAAAACCCCAAAGACCCTCTAGAAATTCAGTCTTTTAAAATTCAACAAACTTCGCATCATTTTAGAACTTTGGTTGGCAGGTCAAGGTAACCAAAGACTATTATTGAACAAATCAAATCCACGTCACCCTAACTCTGTTTAAAAATATAAGTATTCCTGGAGATCCAAAGTAGCTTCATTTAACTATTAGTCGACAACCATAGCCCACATATGGATGACAGATGATAAAAAAGTACAAACTCTTCTAGAATGACAGACCTTCTAATACCACTGACTTCTAGAAGTCCtctggagagagagaaagagagagagaaatctaagagaatatTCTTGTAAATTAAAAAAGGACACAACAATCCTTTGAGGGCCAGATCAACTCTCATCAATGATTTAAAGAAACAAGTCGGAATTTTTAACACGAAACCTGAATTAACAGATAATTCCTGAAATCAATGATTTTCTTGAATGACATAataaatatcaattcatacatgAATCTCTAAAGAAATCTGTACTCTTTCACACACAGCCAAAAAAAAGGATCCCAAAAGTCTAAACCTTGCTTATTGGaataaaattatagaaaaacaaagaaaatctaCATAACCAGATCAAATAACAAAGACTTTAGAATACAAGGAAATCTTCCATCAATTTAGATGAAACCCAGAAAATTCTGTTTCATGTTGGCAAAAAATGTAGCCTATTAATGATGAAGAGCACCACCACAGAATTAGATAATTCTCAAAATGTAAAATATTATAAGAATACCAATCATGTAAGCTTCTGATAGACACAAAATATTAGTTGACAAAAAGAAACCATGTACAGGATCCACATATATTTGCATAGTCAGCAGTTATTAAAACTCTTCAAGACTGTCAGATCTTTTGCCACCACAAATTTCTCAGGCTagagaaaaagaacaaaatcctAATCAAGGGATAACCTTCATATAAAGAAGGGAAAAGTTTTATAATATGGACAAAATAGGATAAGGCCACCTTCTGGACAACTACATCGAGGTTTAATTCCAGGCACCCGACCCACTTATTTTTGTTGCCTATATAAAGCCATCCCATCAGCTCACGATGGTCCCCTTCTCCCCCGTCCTTGTATATAgtgtttcttcttatttttcaaaaaaaatatatatgtagtaaATCTCACCTGAACTTAAAAAAGGATCCGAACTCATACATAcaacaaaaatcaaaatcatGGAAACCCATATTTCTCTTGACTCAAATAAAACTCAAGTGCATAAGTAGATCATATATTGGCTCTCAACTATAAACAACTTTTccattatttttgatgaaactgaGAAATTTCTCTGCTAGAACTGAAGAAACCAGATTTCTTCACCCCATATTAACAAGTAGAAATATTAGATAATTCTGTGCAATCATCATATCATACTTCTAAGCTGAAATACCCAATTCCTACTAGAACCATATATCTCAGATTCTCCGAAAGCCCATCTTTTaatctctcagaaaaacaaaaaccaaaaaaaaaatatttcaagcaAACACCAAAATCAATAAATACATACTCAGAATTAAATTTAGAAGACAGAAATTCAGATAAGAACCCCCGCTACATAATTATCTGACAAACGTAACATTATAGATAGTACAAGTTGCATAAAAACCAAGAGTCAAAATATAATAGTAAGTTCTTTTCAGAAAACAGCATGATTCTTACGAAAACCAGTACACCAGTTACATATtgcagcaacaaaaaaaaaccaaaattgTTCTAATTTCTCCAAATTCCATGCCAATTTATATCTATCGAATGCAAAGAAGAGAATCAAATTCCCGCATGCTAAATCAGAGTTGATTAAATTACACAGCTGAAAAAATCCAAATGCTAAAATTCAAACTTTCTAGCAAACCACGAAAAGTGTTTCAGATCTCAGCAATGAAAAAAGATTCCGACTTTCACAAAGTGCTTATCACAAGCATtaaatttttatcattttaacCGAAAAAATAGCCCAAATTCTTGAATTCAAGAAGTAATGGAAGCAAAGAAACCAAATTCACCTCGTCCAATCGCTTCCTGGTGGAGAAGGCAAGATGAAAGCCCCGACATAAATCGCAGTCGTAGAGCGCCCTCCGGCCGGGGTCGGAGAGCGTCTCGTAGGCCTCCTGGACCTCGATGAAGCGTCGGGTGTACTCCTCCGTCCGGTCGGGTGGCGAGACGTCGGGATGGTACTTCCTCGCTAGCTGCTTGTaggccttcttgatctcgtcgTAGCTCCCGCCTTCCGAGATCCCCAGGAGCTCGTAGAGGCTCCCCTTCGCCCCCACGAACCCCCCTTCCTCCACGGCCGCCAGGGTCctaaaggaggaggagaaggaggaggaagagctgAGCCCCGCCGCCCAtcccctctccctcctcctcagAGCCACTCGCCACGCCCCGCCGTCGCCGCCGATTCTGGTGGCGGGGAGGTGGGCTTGGAGGTGGTTTGGGCAGGGATGGAGGGCTCGGCTGCTGCTCCCAGGAACTACTACTCCAAAGCTCATCCTTTTAGCTCTCTTTCTCCGTACTCTCTTCTGTGATCTCTTTCTCTTATTAGTATGTTACTATGATGCCTGCAGCTTGGTATTCTTGCGGCTTAGTGGGTTGGCCACCAAAGTAGTATGAAATAAATAAGGGCTGGGGGAGAAGGGCAGATTGGGTTTTGGTCCCTTTCAAGATCTGAAGATTATCCAGCTGGAGATAGCTGTGGTTTTGTTATTTATAAATTTACATACTTTTTTATGGTAAAGTATGTACAATATTTTATAGAGAGCGGTTAGATTACTTACTAAGAAAAACGATAAATGTAAAATATTAATTGAACTCATCTATGGGAACAAAATATAGGACagtttatattaaaaaatatatatatttgtccATCAAATACATAAACTTTTCCTTGGAAAATTCCGAAAAAGATAGTACTGAAAGTTTTATGGAAGGTAAATTTCCTATTTTATGCCTTTTCCTCACAATTCTCACACTGGGAAAACTcccataaaaaatataataataattggaCTTTTGgcacaatataataataattttagctACTTGTTTAGGTCCCGGCGTCGGAAGAGTTTGTTGTTGGCATTTATCCAGAAGCGAGGATTGAGGACGGTGGTGGCCGGGCGGGGCAGTTGACGTCGGAAGTATGTCttaagaattttaaaaattttaaaaaattaaattataaaatttttttgacttcttttgtattgtttaaaaagttttaaaataatatttctttttagttCCAAATTGAATATGTAAAAACAAGTCCACTTGTGCTTATATAGATATCCTCGCTCTTGAAGCCCAAGTTGGGCTTTAAGGGtaattgaaagtgaatcctaggttcttcggtgttaagcatgctgattttttttttttttataaaccattgctgaacctgatcgggttgcctacgtaccccttcataagagggatcaagccatacgtagttctttttaagtttcaaaaatgcagcggaaaaatgaatcaaacaatttaattcatgcatgcttacaagatcaaatttagaaatcagcacattaagaacatataggattatgccgaaatcgtttaaacaattatgctaaaacttttatgcatgattaactatcagatctgaaacttaagaactctattttaattaatctccgaatatccatcgaatggattctggagatatctccgtgaggagccccaaaagagggtaaaacctcgaggAATCGGACCtaaaccttgacaccataataaatgattaatgctagattaatatctTTTATAATGGacgaaacttatggatctgatccttgacttcgcagccacgcacacgaatggcctctacgagaagtacacgcgaagccctaggtagatcgtcttctgcgggagtgctagctcgcgcaggaacgctgcaatggctgaagctttctccttctaaacactcaacctttgattgttcttcaaggagatggaggatggacgtgaggaagaaggagaagaagggatggaggccctcagaaaattttttcagaattttttgaaacctctaaatatggtatattttgaacccaaggcatgggggtcttttataaccaaaagaccaccccatgcctcacacctattttagccaactaatttggctgataaaatttccaaaaaattctggtggtttggcagcttagaggagataaacatatccaaatttcgtgcattttgaattcctaaaagatagaaattcatgcgtccaaagttcagccgcagaccaccctatttcatgcaccatgcaatccctacaaattagaaaattcatctaatttttctagaaagatttaaggcgccatttttataagaattatagccccacgccttctctcttctcacgccaatttttggccaaaaataaagaggataggcgtagaaaatattgagaataaattaaggtgtcattcttctccaagaagataaggatgggttcctaaaatttagggattcttctccttatccaattctgattatttggactcataatcctcaacaaataaggtcttctaattgatttggatcaagcccaatccaattgggtcaagtcccatcaattgggtcaagctcaatctacttgggttgaatccaatctaattaggtcaaaccctgatgcagcccaaattgaatcctattcaatttggctcaacctaagcccaatttactcaatcaaattgagttcattagcaatctaattgctaattagtcctccaataatttaataattattttaatgcaacttttgctttggataatttgtcaatcgaattgaccaaattacccctgaatgattcttaatcatcaatcagccatttgatcaacctagaaacttctatgcgtgtgatctcataggttcgaacctaagccggtagtataggaacgtcttcctatactaatcgatgtgaccatctagcaatggtacccgatgtccggataggccgaatatatgcgaagcaaatattctgaaaccctagactatggttactgtataattcaatccctttgactcctaatgccaagatgacttagagctcactgtcaaccctataattagtacatccattatgtgattaactttagatatcccgtgactcctcattgagattaccctggccaaggttttgctaaattaatcacaagacattatctcctattttcaggaggggtcaattccatcttaactcacaactaactacgcaagtacttgactgcacccagtgaccttccgtcactgaattagaaattcaggtagtccggtaccaaagtacagtgagttgcttgctagtcacaggttgcggtctcaggtcagagggccaaacttatacccatatccactcgaaacatctctcgacagtagagcattccggaattggtcacgttcagtgaaatgtactcctacacttcacctgtatggcataccagtgtctccacactccttggttaagaggacaaccaacgtatatgtcacacaacgacttaatctcgataatgttgtcgtcctagtaacaatatatcatttggtcgcgaacaagtttaaggactcaaagataaatccttctttatcataatataagtcctaaggacttcatcatataagagttcatttgaagatgaaatgatgaataatgccaaataatactttattaatttatcaatttatttacaaaattcaatcatcaatatgctgacgattgacatttaggatacaattctcaACAGTAATGGGCTGGGGgccatatgcatgcatgcttgaCTCAGCCAGCTATGGTGAGGCACATACATTTTTGCCGCTTCGGTTCTTCGGacaaagtctataaatagactctAAGTCCACGGTTAACCAACACATCCAATCTCGTCTGTGCACTCTGCGTTTCTAAATCTGTGCTCTATGCTGCTAAGCCCAAGAGAGATTCTCTTCCTACTCATTTCCATtcactctctattttttttttcacggtctTAAATCTTCTGAGCAACTAAAGGAATTGATCAGGTCTAGCCTCCCAAATGATCATGTTCTTTATTAGAGGATTAGTCCGGGTTAttgtatatgcatgcatgcttgaCTCGGTCGGTCATGGTGAAGTGCACACAATGCGAATGCATACATTTTTGTCGCGTCAGTTTTTCGGACAAAGTCTATAAAATATGATCTAGGTTCAGAGTTAACCAACAAACCCATTGTCGTCTCTATACTCTATGTTGCTAAATCCATGCTCTATGCTGCTAAGTCCaacatttctttattaaaagatCAGGCTAGGTTATTGTACCTTAGGAATGTAATTGTCACAAACCTGCATAAAGGGGCGAATCATGTCTTTATGCAATGTTCTTCACATGCCTCAATCCAGACAAACTTTCCATCAATTTGATTTGTAAGGTTTTCTAATTATAAATTTGTCTTGAAATCATTATTTTATTGCAATATAGTAATTTCTAGGTGTCACACCGCCGACAAACTAAGAATGTGATATgtaatcaacctagaaactaCTACTAGTTGCTTATTTCAATAGCTTGTTACGTTTGCTTTGATTGCATAGCATTAGACTTATTTGAGTAGCTTGTTACATTTGCTTTGATTTGTATAGCATTAGAGAGATTTCTCTATTATAAAAAGGCTGTATTTTTCACAAAAATTAGCCTTCAAAGAAAATTATATTGCTCTAAAAACTAtgaaaaagaattatttttcaGCTTTAAAATCTGTGTAGAAAttattccaaattttttttctttctgcttTGATAAACAtgcagaaattaaaaatttttaattttgctgttatttttattctttgtttcagTGCATTTATTTCAAATCCTGTTATATTATTGGAAGCCATTAGTTAACTACTTGAACATATAGGAATAAACCCTCCTAAAACTTGTGCTTGCCGAACCAATGAATCAACCAAAAACTTCATAATATAGCTTCTTTTGATGATCATAGTGCCATCAAACTCGAGAAATTTAATGGCTCTTTCTTTAGAAGGTGgcaaagctaaataaaatattaGCTCACCATATTAGGCTTGATTTCTGCCGTAGAGTTTTTTGATCCCAAATCATCTTCTAGATCTACTTCTcaaccttcctcttctcctagtTCTCAAGAATCTAAATCCACTAGCTTTCATATCAAAACCCCTAAAGAAATTATCTTCCATTGTCACTATAGGATCCTTAGTGTCCCTTTTGATTTATTATATAATGTATACCATCCCACATAATCGATTATGGAACTTTGGGATGCCCTTGGAGCAAAATATGGAATGGATGATGCCAATCTCGATCGATGCATGGTATCCAAGTTCTGTAAGTATTGCATGATGGAATCCAAATCTATTAGTATCCAGATCTATGAATTTCAAGATCTTCGTAGAAAGGTTCAGCTAACTAGTTgcaatttttttgaaagttaTAAGGTTTAAAATCTTAGTTGATACTTTTCCTCCATCTTGGTCAAGCTTTTCTAGTGAGCTAAGTCATAAGCAAGGTGACTTAAACTTAACGGAGATCATTAACTCTATTAAAATTGAAGACAAGCACCGACTTAAGCTAAAGCCCAAATCTGATTCTGGATCCAAGGTCCATTTGACTGAATATAATCAAACCCATTTCAAACGTTCGAAAAGAATAAAAACCAAAATCAATCAAACCAAATCTCTTCCTCCAAACCTCGTAAAAGCCAAAATTGACCCAATtagaagccaaaaaaaaagaagacctacTTTGTGTCCGAGCGAACTAATTATATGGCAAAGGATTGCTACCATAGGAAGACTATGCCATTGAAAAATGGAGCACCTAAACATCAAGCAAACTGGTCAAAGATGGTCTTAAACTTTTCTTTAGGTTAAATAATCAAAACCCTTTAGTGAACCTTATCCATTTATCTTGTGATTGGTGGCTTTATTTCAGAGTCAATGTACATGTTTGTTTTGATCATTCCTAGTTCTCTACCTTTCAGGAATCAAGTAGAGGAAGTGTAACATTTGGAAATGATTCAGCAATACAAGTATTAGAAAAATATCGACTGGACTTGAAGATGATATCTACAAAAGTCTCAATCCTTCACAAAGTGTTGAACACCTCCAATATTAGGAGAAACCTCATCAGTGGATCTCTTCTTGTATATAGAGGCTATAAAATAGTATTAGGATCAAATAAGCTTGTAATCACTCGTAGTAACGAGTTTGTTGAAGGAAACTTCTATTGTTCtcaatcttgaatcttctaacaTTTGGCATGGTAGGCTTGGTCATGTGAGCTTTGATAAAATCCATCACATGACTAACTTAAACCTAAATCCTAAGATCCATAGGGATAAAAAGATCAAGTGTGAAATCTATGTTCAAGCCAAAAGTATCCATAAACCCTTCAAATCAGTTTGTAGAAGTTCAAATCTTTATCTTGTTCATAGTGATGTGTGTCGCTCTACTAAATTAACAACTCGAGAAGATAGTCGTTACTTTGTAacattcattgatgatttcttctGATATTGTTAGACATATCTGATCAAATTTAAAGATGAAGTCTTAGGTAGGTTCAAAATGTTTAAGACTAAAGCTAAaactaaaaccaaaaaaattcttaaaagacttaGATCTGATCGAGGTGGAGAATATACCATGAATGAAATGATCATATTCTATCAAGAATATGGGATCATTTATGAGGTCACTCCTCCTTACTCCCTGCAGTCTGACAGTGTGGAAGAATGA
Encoded here:
- the LOC103723182 gene encoding chaperone protein dnaJ 20, chloroplastic-like — protein: MSFGVVVPGSSSRALHPCPNHLQAHLPATRIGGDGGAWRVALRRRERGWAAGLSSSSSFSSSFRTLAAVEEGGFVGAKGSLYELLGISEGGSYDEIKKAYKQLARKYHPDVSPPDRTEEYTRRFIEVQEAYETLSDPGRRALYDCDLCRGFHLAFSTRKRLDEELDERSGWRNRWQDQIAELGRRSMNKDAEDNLSWGAQMRRRRAESSIE